From the genome of Muricauda sp. SCSIO 64092, one region includes:
- a CDS encoding DUF3820 family protein, producing the protein MEIRPDTQKLLELAHYKMPFGKYKGSYLVDLPLAYLVWFKQKGFPSGKLGEHMRTMLDVKSNGLEPLIRKLQKEFPLD; encoded by the coding sequence ATGGAAATTCGTCCCGATACCCAAAAACTATTGGAACTTGCACATTATAAAATGCCCTTTGGAAAGTATAAGGGAAGTTATCTGGTCGATTTGCCCTTGGCCTATTTGGTATGGTTCAAACAGAAAGGCTTCCCATCCGGAAAATTGGGAGAACATATGCGGACCATGTTGGATGTGAAATCCAATGGATTGGAACCCCTAATCCGAAAATTGCAAAAAGAATTTCCTTTGGATTAA
- the yidC gene encoding membrane protein insertase YidC, which produces MEEKKLDINSIIGFVLIFGILLGWMYLKQPTPEELEAQKAQQELLEAEQEAMETVTEEPKVEDRPVINLQDSVSVANYRTAVGAFGFTNANDGTTILENEVLYLEVANKGGQIVEARMKNFVTFDSIPVYLVKDGNADFGLSFSTNDNRVLETQDLFFEPVLTQSSGNQVLSLKAKVSNNQFLEYRYEMKPNEYLVDFTVRSQGLANVLNSTKPIDLSWQLKGIRHNKSVQYENRYTRLTYNHDGEKISKLSEGSDLDEETEVDVKWLSYRQHFFSSILATDTHFKAVELSSKNLVEEESKEQQFTKEYQTNTSLELVGGELSQNMYWYYGPTDAKVFEQYEDLGLVESIPFGWGIFGWINRFVFTPFFGFLSSFLPYGIAIVVMTIVVRIALSPVTYKSYLSQAKMKVLKPEITELNEKYKDNAMKKQQETMKLYNKAGVSPMSGCIPALLQLPIFYALFMFFPTSFALRQKSFLWAEDLSSYDTIFNLPFNIPFYGDHVSLFPILASVAIFFYMTLTTGQTMQMQQQPGMPNMKFIMYLSPLLMLFFFNNYASGLSLYYFISNLITIGIMLVIKNYILDEDKIHAQIQENKKKPKKENRFQKKMREMMEEAESQKRTGRRK; this is translated from the coding sequence ATGGAAGAAAAAAAGCTGGACATCAACTCCATCATAGGGTTTGTATTGATTTTTGGGATTTTGCTGGGGTGGATGTACTTGAAGCAGCCTACACCTGAAGAGTTGGAAGCTCAAAAAGCACAACAAGAACTGCTTGAAGCGGAGCAAGAGGCTATGGAGACCGTTACCGAAGAGCCCAAAGTTGAGGATAGACCCGTTATCAACCTTCAGGATTCCGTTTCCGTAGCCAATTATAGGACTGCGGTCGGTGCCTTTGGATTTACCAATGCAAATGACGGGACCACCATTCTTGAAAATGAAGTGCTTTATTTGGAAGTGGCCAATAAAGGAGGACAAATTGTGGAAGCAAGGATGAAGAATTTTGTCACCTTTGATTCCATCCCCGTGTATTTGGTCAAAGATGGAAATGCAGATTTTGGCCTTAGCTTTTCTACGAATGACAATCGTGTGTTGGAAACCCAAGATTTGTTTTTTGAGCCGGTGCTAACTCAAAGTTCTGGGAACCAAGTACTCTCTTTGAAAGCAAAAGTTTCCAACAATCAGTTTTTGGAATATAGGTATGAAATGAAACCGAATGAATATTTGGTGGATTTTACCGTGCGTTCGCAAGGACTGGCCAATGTGCTCAATAGTACAAAACCTATTGATTTAAGTTGGCAATTAAAAGGGATACGGCATAATAAAAGTGTCCAATACGAGAATCGTTACACCCGCTTGACCTACAATCATGATGGGGAAAAAATCAGCAAATTATCCGAGGGTAGTGATTTGGATGAGGAAACCGAAGTTGATGTAAAATGGCTTTCCTACCGTCAACACTTTTTTAGTTCCATATTGGCTACGGATACCCATTTTAAGGCTGTGGAACTCTCTTCAAAAAATTTGGTTGAGGAAGAAAGTAAGGAACAACAATTCACAAAGGAATATCAAACCAATACCTCCTTGGAACTGGTGGGTGGGGAACTGTCCCAAAATATGTATTGGTATTATGGACCAACCGATGCCAAGGTTTTTGAACAATATGAGGATTTGGGACTGGTGGAATCCATACCTTTTGGTTGGGGTATTTTTGGTTGGATCAATCGTTTTGTATTTACCCCCTTCTTTGGATTCTTAAGCTCTTTTCTGCCCTATGGAATTGCCATAGTTGTAATGACCATTGTGGTACGAATAGCCTTGTCACCGGTAACGTACAAATCCTATTTGTCACAGGCCAAGATGAAGGTACTTAAACCTGAAATCACGGAATTGAACGAGAAGTACAAGGACAACGCCATGAAAAAACAACAGGAAACCATGAAGTTGTACAATAAGGCTGGTGTAAGTCCAATGAGCGGATGTATTCCTGCACTTTTACAGCTGCCCATTTTCTATGCGCTTTTCATGTTTTTCCCTACCTCGTTTGCACTACGGCAAAAGTCGTTCCTATGGGCTGAGGATTTGAGTTCCTACGATACGATCTTCAACTTGCCATTCAACATTCCATTTTATGGTGACCATGTAAGCCTGTTTCCCATATTGGCTTCTGTGGCCATCTTTTTCTATATGACTTTGACCACGGGCCAAACGATGCAAATGCAGCAGCAACCGGGGATGCCCAACATGAAATTTATCATGTACCTTTCCCCGTTGTTAATGTTGTTCTTCTTTAACAACTATGCCAGTGGTTTGAGTCTGTACTACTTTATTTCCAATTTAATCACCATTGGTATTATGTTGGTAATCAAAAACTACATTTTGGACGAGGATAAAATCCATGCCCAAATCCAAGAGAACAAAAAGAAACCGAAAAAGGAGAACCGTTTTCAGAAAAAGATGCGCGAAATGATGGAGGAGGCCGAATCACAAAAACGGACGGGAAGAAGAAAGTAA
- a CDS encoding fasciclin domain-containing protein has protein sequence MKHFFKKPLILFATALLAWSCSDDDDNNGGSTTPEQNIVEAAQATTDLSSLVAALTAADQSPNNDLIGTLSGEGPFTVLAPSNEAFSDLFDRLDGFSSLADFDTTEEQDLLAAILAYHVVSGAAVTSGMLTNGQTIETVQGGTLTVSTEGGFFFTDAANEAAQVTTPDEETSNGVVHIINKVLLPQAAIDALNGVLLFSITDLAISNPNLSSLVAALQAANGDLPDILRGDGPFTVLAPTDAAFNTFLDGAQLGDIDTEVLTQVLLNHVISGEIESSTLVAAGTGYASTSAAGPIDDTFLSIFYNATDGVRFNGVSSVVPDGADIKAINGIVHVVDAVIDLPNIVDHATANSEFDNLVGALTDEGNTVDFVSVLSGTEEVYTVFAPVNAAFDAFTNPGMNPLQDILLNHVVSGDVILESSLSTGYDNVTMASFAEGEFLSLYVNTDADNTFNGVSSPVMNRTDIVATNGVIHAVDAVIDLPTVVTFAVADPTFDSLQAALTTEGQPDFVGTLSADGPFTVFAPTNDAFQALLDSNDMWDGLTDIDSGLLTSVLQHHVVEGNIRSGDLTNPGNTPAPTLEGDNITITLPGTGDNIADVTDGSGIDDIGITFVDVQANNGVIHVLNKVLIPNTTN, from the coding sequence ATGAAACATTTTTTTAAAAAACCCTTGATTTTATTCGCTACCGCTCTTTTAGCATGGTCGTGTTCCGACGATGATGACAACAACGGGGGATCGACGACCCCTGAACAGAACATTGTGGAAGCAGCTCAGGCCACGACGGATTTGAGCAGTTTGGTTGCGGCACTTACCGCCGCGGACCAAAGCCCAAATAACGATCTAATTGGTACGCTGAGTGGAGAAGGCCCTTTTACCGTGTTGGCCCCCAGCAACGAAGCTTTTTCGGATTTATTTGATCGCTTGGACGGATTTTCCTCTTTAGCGGATTTTGATACAACGGAAGAACAAGACCTTTTGGCCGCGATCCTAGCGTATCATGTGGTGTCCGGTGCAGCGGTAACCTCTGGCATGCTAACTAACGGTCAAACCATCGAAACCGTTCAAGGAGGAACATTGACCGTATCCACGGAGGGTGGTTTCTTCTTTACCGATGCGGCCAACGAAGCTGCGCAAGTTACCACTCCGGATGAGGAAACTTCCAACGGAGTAGTCCATATCATCAATAAAGTGCTGTTGCCACAAGCGGCAATTGACGCCCTAAATGGTGTATTGCTCTTCTCTATTACTGATTTAGCGATCTCCAATCCCAATTTAAGCAGTTTGGTTGCTGCACTTCAGGCAGCGAATGGGGATTTACCGGACATATTGCGAGGAGATGGACCCTTCACCGTATTGGCCCCAACCGATGCGGCTTTCAATACATTTTTGGATGGTGCCCAATTAGGGGATATTGATACCGAAGTATTGACCCAGGTACTTTTGAATCATGTCATTTCCGGAGAAATTGAGTCTTCCACCCTGGTTGCTGCGGGCACGGGTTATGCCAGTACTTCGGCCGCAGGTCCAATAGATGATACCTTCCTGAGCATCTTTTACAATGCCACCGATGGAGTACGATTTAACGGGGTAAGTTCAGTTGTTCCTGATGGTGCTGATATAAAGGCCATTAACGGAATTGTTCACGTGGTTGACGCGGTGATAGACCTACCCAATATTGTGGACCATGCCACGGCAAATAGTGAATTTGATAATCTGGTAGGTGCGCTTACGGATGAAGGAAACACTGTGGATTTTGTATCCGTACTTTCCGGTACAGAGGAAGTATACACCGTTTTCGCCCCAGTTAATGCAGCCTTTGATGCTTTTACCAATCCTGGGATGAATCCACTTCAAGATATTTTATTAAACCATGTAGTAAGTGGTGATGTTATTTTGGAATCATCACTAAGTACTGGTTACGACAATGTCACCATGGCATCTTTTGCTGAAGGGGAATTTCTTTCTTTATATGTCAATACAGATGCGGATAATACTTTCAATGGCGTAAGCTCTCCAGTAATGAATAGAACTGATATTGTGGCCACCAATGGGGTCATCCATGCCGTGGATGCCGTAATCGATTTGCCTACGGTAGTGACTTTTGCCGTCGCCGATCCAACATTTGACTCCCTACAAGCTGCGTTGACCACCGAGGGACAACCTGATTTTGTAGGTACCTTATCCGCCGATGGTCCTTTTACCGTATTTGCCCCAACAAATGATGCGTTCCAAGCATTATTGGATAGCAACGATATGTGGGACGGGCTTACGGATATTGATTCCGGTTTATTGACCAGCGTGTTACAACACCACGTTGTAGAAGGAAATATAAGATCTGGGGACTTGACCAACCCAGGGAATACTCCAGCGCCAACCTTGGAAGGGGATAATATCACCATCACCTTGCCTGGAACAGGAGATAATATCGCGGATGTAACCGATGGTTCAGGCATTGATGATATAGGGATCACTTTTGTAGATGTACAAGCCAATAATGGGGTCATCCATGTATTGAACAAGGTACTCATTCCCAATACAACCAATTAA
- a CDS encoding M57 family metalloprotease codes for MKNFNLTLLFLLLLVNFSCTVEDNDSFLSSDVIEESAFEDSDIDSLKLDIEQSLGEIVDLGDYYLIENDLMIPKSEILNYISDSKEKNVSDSGRHFYTSTITTPPTGRRIVKIYWDKRGFPASETLNTGITGNYNWRGALTLALIAYNGGITDFKIQFKEVGYDIFSPNGIPQDTDIILKSDGGILPNTTVASAGFPSNGNPYHTILINLDFLNSYNLTGQQKRYNLMHELGHCIGFRHTNLRLRGESLANANPIYTTPNAEDPNSVFNGGTALNDGYWSDYDEIALETLY; via the coding sequence ATGAAAAATTTTAATTTGACCTTGTTGTTTCTTCTATTATTGGTTAACTTTTCGTGCACTGTAGAAGACAACGATTCATTCTTATCATCTGATGTAATTGAAGAGTCAGCATTTGAGGACTCTGACATTGACTCATTGAAACTGGACATTGAACAATCTTTAGGAGAGATTGTAGATTTAGGAGATTATTATTTGATTGAAAATGACCTAATGATTCCTAAAAGCGAAATCTTAAATTATATATCCGATTCAAAGGAGAAAAATGTTTCAGATTCTGGAAGACATTTTTATACCAGTACTATTACTACTCCTCCTACGGGGAGAAGAATCGTTAAGATTTATTGGGATAAAAGGGGCTTTCCGGCGAGTGAAACTCTAAATACAGGTATTACTGGGAATTACAATTGGAGAGGCGCACTAACGCTGGCTTTAATTGCCTATAACGGGGGAATAACAGATTTCAAAATTCAATTCAAAGAAGTTGGTTATGATATTTTCAGTCCTAATGGAATTCCACAGGATACGGATATTATTTTAAAGAGTGATGGTGGCATATTGCCCAATACAACTGTTGCTTCCGCAGGGTTTCCATCAAATGGAAATCCGTATCATACGATATTAATAAATCTTGATTTTTTAAACTCATATAATCTAACGGGTCAACAAAAACGTTATAACTTAATGCATGAGCTTGGACATTGTATAGGTTTTAGGCATACCAATTTAAGACTTCGTGGAGAGTCACTTGCCAATGCGAATCCAATCTATACAACGCCGAATGCTGAAGACCCCAATTCTGTTTTTAATGGAGGTACTGCATTGAATGATGGTTATTGGTCGGACTACGATGAAATTGCCTTGGAAACACTCTATTAA
- a CDS encoding CTP synthase, with the protein MSQTKYIFVTGGVTSSLGKGIIAASLAKLLQARGYRTTIQKLDPYINVDPGTLNPYEHGECYVTDDGAETDLDLGHYERFLNVKTSQANNVTTGRIYQSVIEKERKGEFLGKTVQVVPHITNEIKERIQLLGKSGDYDIVITEIGGTVGDIESLPYIEAVRQLLWELGDNNGIVIHLTLVPYLSAAGELKTKPTQHSVKTLMESGIKADILVCRTEHEISGEKREKLALFCNVKKEAVIQSIDASTIYDVPLLMQQEGLDTVALKKLALSDVLEPDLIQWKEFLARHKNPKGKVTIGLIGKYVELQDSYKSILESFIHAGAANEVKVQVRSIHSEYLSEKSVDKKLMGLDGILVAPGFGERGIEGKVRAVRYARENDIPFLGICLGMQMAVIEFARNVLGMENANSTEMDSETPDPVISLMEEQKTVVNKGGTMRLGAWDCQLKEGSLVHEVYGGQSKITERHRHRFEFNNAYKKEMEEAGLVASGYNSETNLVEIVELPSHPWFIGVQYHPEYKSTVANPHPLFVGFVKAVLAKKQQQTNASLA; encoded by the coding sequence ATGTCACAGACCAAGTACATTTTTGTTACGGGAGGGGTAACTTCATCACTCGGAAAGGGAATAATAGCCGCTTCTTTAGCTAAATTATTACAGGCCAGGGGATACCGGACTACCATCCAAAAATTGGATCCTTATATTAATGTCGATCCCGGAACGTTGAATCCTTATGAACATGGGGAGTGTTATGTAACCGACGATGGTGCGGAAACCGATTTGGATCTTGGCCATTATGAACGTTTTTTAAATGTTAAGACCTCCCAGGCAAACAATGTTACCACGGGACGTATTTACCAAAGCGTAATAGAAAAGGAGCGAAAAGGGGAATTCTTGGGCAAGACGGTCCAGGTAGTTCCGCATATCACCAATGAAATCAAGGAACGCATACAGCTTTTGGGTAAAAGTGGGGACTACGATATTGTGATTACTGAAATAGGGGGTACGGTGGGTGATATTGAGTCCCTTCCGTACATTGAAGCAGTACGTCAGCTACTTTGGGAACTTGGGGACAATAACGGTATTGTTATCCATTTAACCTTGGTCCCCTATTTGTCCGCAGCTGGAGAACTAAAGACCAAGCCCACACAACATTCGGTAAAAACCTTGATGGAGAGCGGAATAAAGGCAGACATTTTGGTATGCCGTACGGAACATGAGATTTCCGGGGAAAAACGTGAGAAGCTGGCCTTGTTCTGTAATGTGAAAAAGGAAGCGGTCATTCAGTCCATCGATGCCTCTACAATATATGATGTCCCCCTATTAATGCAACAGGAGGGCTTGGATACCGTAGCACTTAAAAAGCTGGCACTTTCCGATGTATTGGAACCGGACTTGATACAATGGAAAGAGTTCCTGGCCCGTCATAAAAACCCAAAGGGGAAAGTAACCATTGGACTCATTGGAAAATATGTGGAGTTGCAGGACTCTTACAAATCCATCTTGGAATCCTTTATCCATGCTGGGGCTGCCAATGAAGTCAAAGTGCAGGTAAGGTCAATTCATTCGGAATACCTGTCCGAGAAGAGCGTGGATAAGAAGTTAATGGGCTTGGATGGGATTTTAGTCGCACCTGGGTTTGGAGAACGTGGGATAGAAGGTAAAGTTAGGGCGGTCCGCTATGCCCGTGAAAATGATATTCCCTTCTTGGGGATTTGTCTGGGAATGCAAATGGCCGTTATTGAGTTTGCCCGGAACGTTTTGGGTATGGAAAATGCCAATTCCACAGAAATGGATAGCGAAACCCCAGATCCTGTCATCAGCTTAATGGAAGAGCAGAAGACCGTGGTGAACAAAGGGGGTACCATGCGTTTGGGTGCTTGGGACTGTCAATTGAAAGAAGGAAGTTTGGTTCATGAGGTATATGGAGGACAATCAAAGATTACGGAACGTCACAGACATCGATTTGAATTTAATAACGCTTACAAAAAAGAAATGGAAGAAGCCGGATTGGTGGCTTCTGGCTACAATTCAGAGACCAATTTGGTGGAAATTGTGGAGTTGCCCTCGCATCCGTGGTTCATAGGGGTGCAATACCATCCGGAATATAAAAGTACCGTGGCCAATCCCCATCCCTTGTTTGTTGGTTTTGTAAAAGCCGTATTGGCAAAGAAGCAACAACAAACCAATGCCAGTTTGGCATAA
- a CDS encoding hydroxypyruvate isomerase family protein yields MKRRNFISAATMATAGLATANVSGKTSKNKDFKLKNNINHSVCQWCFNSYPLEEFLAILNDLGIKAIDLIGPKDFDLLKKYDIHCSMCNGAEISLTEGWNDPQYHGQLIKNYMEIIPKVADAGYTNLICFSGNRRGMNDYVGLQNCVDGLSQILPLAEQHGVIIHMELFNQQNHPDYMCDSSLWGVELCKRLGSDNFKLLYDIYHMQIQEGDIIKTIQTYHPYFGHYHTAGVPGRNEIDETQELNYPAILKAILATGFQGYVAQEFIATWDDKIAALKDAFLRCDV; encoded by the coding sequence ATGAAACGAAGAAATTTTATTTCTGCCGCTACCATGGCCACTGCAGGACTTGCAACGGCCAACGTTTCCGGCAAAACTTCCAAAAACAAGGATTTTAAACTTAAGAACAATATTAACCACAGCGTATGCCAATGGTGCTTTAATTCCTATCCCTTGGAAGAATTTCTGGCCATATTGAACGATTTGGGGATAAAGGCCATTGACCTGATAGGACCAAAGGATTTTGACCTACTTAAAAAATATGACATCCATTGTTCCATGTGCAATGGAGCGGAAATAAGTTTGACAGAGGGCTGGAACGATCCCCAATATCACGGCCAACTTATTAAAAATTACATGGAGATCATTCCAAAAGTGGCCGATGCCGGCTATACGAACCTCATCTGTTTTAGTGGCAATCGGAGGGGTATGAACGACTACGTTGGATTGCAAAACTGTGTGGACGGTCTATCACAGATCCTACCTCTTGCAGAGCAACATGGCGTTATCATACACATGGAACTCTTTAACCAACAAAACCACCCAGATTATATGTGTGATAGCAGCTTATGGGGTGTGGAACTCTGTAAACGATTGGGCAGTGACAACTTTAAGCTTCTTTATGACATCTACCATATGCAGATACAGGAAGGGGATATCATTAAGACCATTCAGACCTATCACCCCTATTTTGGACACTACCATACTGCTGGTGTTCCCGGTAGAAATGAAATTGACGAAACGCAAGAACTCAATTATCCGGCAATACTAAAGGCCATTTTGGCTACTGGGTTCCAAGGATACGTGGCCCAGGAGTTCATTGCAACCTGGGATGATAAGATTGCGGCCTTAAAGGACGCTTTTTTAAGGTGTGATGTGTAG
- a CDS encoding DUF6515 family protein, with protein MKLLRIVFPVLFFVLLLPTNRSQAQEVRQNTTVIVASGTRKGQLRRQTRRQVRRIHRRNRFRTLRRLPAGTRAVLFRGVEYYPVQGIYYVKRNGVYIRRLPPIGFRMASLTGPMFRLAVGGNAYVFSEGVFYRGVDDQFEMVAPPKGAIVEELPKDVEELLLDGMTAYELYDTLYAKTEGGYEVIGTMDDFE; from the coding sequence ATGAAATTGTTGAGAATAGTTTTCCCCGTATTGTTTTTTGTGTTGCTATTGCCCACCAATCGCAGCCAAGCCCAGGAGGTAAGGCAAAACACCACAGTTATTGTTGCCAGTGGCACCCGTAAGGGACAGCTTCGAAGACAGACACGGCGACAGGTGAGACGTATCCATAGGCGGAACCGTTTTAGAACCTTGAGAAGACTTCCCGCCGGAACCCGTGCCGTTCTCTTTAGGGGCGTCGAATACTATCCGGTCCAGGGCATTTATTACGTAAAACGAAATGGGGTTTATATAAGGCGTTTACCTCCTATTGGATTTAGGATGGCAAGCCTCACCGGGCCAATGTTTCGATTGGCCGTCGGGGGAAATGCGTACGTATTTTCCGAGGGTGTGTTTTATAGGGGGGTCGATGATCAATTTGAAATGGTGGCTCCTCCCAAGGGGGCAATCGTGGAAGAATTGCCAAAAGATGTGGAAGAACTACTGTTGGACGGAATGACGGCTTATGAACTTTATGATACCTTATATGCCAAAACGGAAGGGGGTTACGAAGTCATTGGAACAATGGATGACTTTGAGTAG